The sequence TGCCGCCAGTTTTGTTTCCCCATTCATGTTGTCATGTGACCCGGTTTTGGATGCAGTATGAATTTTTCTATAAGCGCTGTAACTtggctgctgtttttgtttgtttcacagaaaaCCACCAGTCCCCATCCAGTGGGGCCGATCGTTACTGAGAATGGCCCCAGCAAAGGGAACATGGGTTTCATCCACGCCTTCGTGGCCTCTATCTCCGTCATCATCGTCTCAGAGTTGGGAGACAAGACGTTTTTCATCGCAGCCATCATGGCCATGCGTTACAACCGCCTCACCGTGCTGGTAGGGGCAATGCTGGCTCTGGGGCTTATGACTTGCCTGTCAGGTTTGCAtcaacctcttttttttccccacctgaACAGCTATTTCATTGCTTtgtgaaatgtaataaaaatcctccttcctcctctcttcaGTATTGTTTGGCTACGCCACCACCATCATCCCTCGAATCTACACCTACTACGTGTCCACTGCACTGTTTGCCATCTTTGGGTTGCGCATGTTGAGAGAGGGGCTGAAAATGAGTCCAGACGAAGGGCAggaagagctggaggaggtgCAAGCAGAGATCAAGAAGAAAGACGAGGAAGTGGGTCAAATTTGCCTATTCAAAGAGCATGCAAATTTTTCCTAAATTATCCACATTCTGTCGAAAATGATGTACCCGGAAAAGTGCCTCGTTCGCTCCTTTGTGTCTCAACCTTAATTTAGCGTCAACCATCTTGACGCTCCAAATATGGGAACTAGATTTCtcctgttatttgtttttttgtttgtttgtttgttttttttgctgtgttctccaatttctttatttccatcTGCAGTTCCAGCGCTCCAAGCTGGCCAACGGCGCTCCAGACGTGGAGGCGGGAGCAGGACCCACCATACCTCAGTCGAAGTGGCACAAGCTGATCTCACCGATCTTCATCCAAGCCTTCACCCTCACCTTCCTGGCGGAGTGGGGGGACCGCTCACAGCTGACCACCATCATACTAGCTGCCAGAGAGGTTTGTTACGCTGCAGTAGGTGACCGATTACTGCTTTGTTTAatactgatttcattttttattcttttttttttcttttttaatgcttAATTGCTAGGATCCATTTGGAGTTGCAGTAGGTGGGACAGTCGGCCACTGTTTGTGTACAGGACTGGCTGTGATTGGAGGACGAATGATTGCTCAGAAGATTTCTGTGAGGACAGGTGAGATGTTTAGTGTTACTTTAATCCAGGTGGAAATGTCTCAAAGGCTGTGAGGaatcaatttattattattttttaaaaatgctcagAAATTGTGTCCAATTTCCTCACTTATATCATTCTGTtaaccaaaaaacacaaaactgggagttaaaaatttattatttatttatttatttttttatgtagattaTGTCGTCTACTTTGGATCAAcctcattttgagtttttgttctgctgctcattcatttggataaaaaaaaaataaaaatctacttaAAAGGACTAAATCGCATCGCTTCAGCTTTTTGATGCATCCAACTCTAGATTTTCAAAAGTGAATGAGAACCAAcacccattaaaaaaaaagaaaagaaaaacaaaaagaaatctcatGGTGTAGAGTTTCAATTCATCATTGAATTCTATTGTAAAAACTCTGTCGGCCTGAAACTGTCTCTTTGTTTCCACAGTTACCATCATCGGAGGGATTGTATTTCTGGCGTTCGCCTTATCTGCCCTTTTCATCAAGCCAGAGTCTGGATTGTAATTGGTGGACAAAAAGGAAGCTGTTCATTCTGTAAATACGTGTACGATATGGCTAACTCGCTGGAAATAGACTTTTCATTTGGATTCGGTATTTGGTGTCTATCTCTGAGTCCCAGCAGCTTTCTGTCCATGTTGATTTTCGAGGTCATCTTGACGTCCAGGAGTCGTATAACGGTAGACAAGCGGACTTCCCAATAAAAACGGACAAAGCACCTCGTACAACCGGATTTTCATAGAAAAGCGTTTGTTCCGCGTCTATTTGCGACTCGGGGTGAATTGCGAAACGAGGAGTGCATTCAAACACAAGTTCAAACACGTCCATGTCAAAACTTCTCTCTCTCAACGATTCATCAAGGAGCTTCGGCTTAATCTCAGAACAGGAACTCCCCCATTTTAACGTTTCATTTGATGCAACAGAATCACCGAGTTACTGCGGCTGCAGCCTGAAGGGGAACTGCAGTCGCTCAATCTTAAGAGCTTTATTCACATCTGAAAGAGTGTTAAAGAAAAACCCACACTTGACCTGACAGCGAACCTCTTAACTTTACACACCTGTGTATCAAGCTGAACCTGACAAGTACTTTTCTCCACTTTGCAGGCTCGTTGTAGGCACTTACAGTACAGTAATAACCTACTGGACCTCCTTTACTTTgaccagtaaaaataaaaagtcgtGGCGTATCGCGGTCAGTGGTTCTCATCTAGATATCAAAGCTTTACTGTACCATgttatgcaaaaacacaaacaaaaaaaacatgaaatagtttggttgcttttaaatgtttagttcttcttcttttttttctttttattctaacttgttttatttttgacttccACCGAGATGTTTTCGCCTGCTTcagtttaagatgttttaattcATACAGAGCCAGTATTTTCCATTGTACTGCATAGAGAAACCGACCCAAACCACTTTAATACCTCTATCATGTAAGCACAGTTTTTGTACggttttttaacatgtttggttttatttcaaaacaaacaaacaaaaaaaagctttactGATTCTCAaggtacattttttttttccctggatATTTCCCAGTGGAGTTGAACGGAATGACTTGTTCATGCTGAAGAATGGCCAGTGGGCATTTACTGCATCATGAAATCAGTGTAacggaggagaaaaacaaacgcATCAGGTAAAGAATCAGCGACTCACTACATCTTAAACACCTACAAATCATATGACGCTCAACATTGAGGCGTTGCTGCACCAATACGACGTAGGTTTaccctttttatttaaacttgtgtatttatttagcttcatttacTTTAGTTGTGAGGTCTGTACACTAAGTGGGAGAAATTTCTGTATGTGGGGTGCgatgcttttcctttttttttttttcttctcggTTTAACTGAACGGGTTTAAGTTGTGCTGTCAATATTTGACAGGCTTTAACCCAGCTGTGAAACACTTCGGttgtttgatttgatgaaatgtctaaaaacttagaataaagaaataaaataaaaaatttaaaaaaagtgtattgTCTTGTTTCTG comes from Gambusia affinis linkage group LG10, SWU_Gaff_1.0, whole genome shotgun sequence and encodes:
- the tmem165 gene encoding transmembrane protein 165, with product MPVLLGRGAGGANRSLLFPLVAVLLLSFGVAAIQEEQKAVQEQPQKEKTTSPHPVGPIVTENGPSKGNMGFIHAFVASISVIIVSELGDKTFFIAAIMAMRYNRLTVLVGAMLALGLMTCLSVLFGYATTIIPRIYTYYVSTALFAIFGLRMLREGLKMSPDEGQEELEEVQAEIKKKDEEFQRSKLANGAPDVEAGAGPTIPQSKWHKLISPIFIQAFTLTFLAEWGDRSQLTTIILAAREDPFGVAVGGTVGHCLCTGLAVIGGRMIAQKISVRTVTIIGGIVFLAFALSALFIKPESGL